The Theileria orientalis strain Shintoku DNA, chromosome 2, complete genome genome has a window encoding:
- a CDS encoding pyruvate kinase — MILPILICLLTSSRASLIGSKCLFLCAIIGYRGWSVHGVTPSCLLKQHYAFLPRSSKQPEKKYAEENTNYRVRNIKRNIYNVKAPFDKEHAIEYFSSCLKASCKTFEPSEIPEGEILTLTKQVATLGPATNNAEAIKSLVDAGVDVFRLNFSHDSRLSKYMIAKTIRQLELTEAPANYPYRENFVVEHKSILGDIQGPKLRIGKFMPNLDVSGMFPGNKGCEFVELKEGDLFTFDPYDILGTKTRVQLDYPEILKQLKVGDKILLDDGNLSMKVVSTNPEVPSVTAVVRNDYKLFSRKGFSVPNVVLPVEFLDEKDVKDAIFCLAIGVDFLGVSFVQNKSDILYLINILNDFYKSEYYNQLLERLDNLDVETFEANREDTLVEDILNRYYHESFLPKKDMFKKLLPTENATGLAIIPKIEKQAALDDIHEILKVSDGLMVARGDLGIETDLANLPIVQKRLIQLCRVVYRKPCIVATQMLETMRSSPMPTRAEVSDVSNAVFDGADAVMLSAESATGEYPKDTVKIQRRILFTTERDPYFPTMQIIKEMLIDENLISSIKAQRPHLYQKMDNLLKIDIHHYNEFLNSKLHMKEALDRIADAFSKNDVDAIVVACDDGLELLQWVSSQRYVVPIVLLTRNPALSRQSQLTWGVKSHFLPEGVNPEDYFRFIVKHYPPNIHDVLFLKARGNQVQSFEMIHV, encoded by the coding sequence ATGATTTTAcctattttaatttgtctACTCACATCATCTAGAGCATCTCTTATCGGTTCAAAATGCCTATTTTTGTGTGCAATTATTGGATATAGAGGCTGGTCTGTGCACGGAGTGACCCCTTCGTGCCTACTTAAACAACATTACGCCTTCCTTCCCAGATCTTCCAAGCAGCCTGAGAAAAAGTACGCTGAAGAGAATACAAATTATAGAGTTCGCAACATAAAGAggaatatatacaatgttaAGGCCCCGTTCGATAAGGAGCACGCCATCGAGTACTTTTCCAGTTGTCTTAAGGCAAGTTGTAAGACGTTTGAGCCTAGTGAAATCCCAGAGGGGGAGATTTTAACACTCACGAAGCAGGTTGCAACGCTCGGACCCGCGACGAACAACGCAGAGGCCATAAAGTCCTTGGTGGACGCAGGCGTGGATGTGTTCAGACTAAACTTCTCCCACGACTCGAGGCTTTCGAAGTATATGATCGCCAAGACCATAAGGCAGCTGGAACTGACAGAAGCGCCAGCCAACTACCCGTACAGGGAGAATTTCGTAGTTGAGCACAAGTCGATACTAGGTGACATACAGGGGCCAAAGCTTAGAATCGGAAAGTTTATGCCGAATTTGGATGTTTCAGGGATGTTCCCGGGGAACAAGGGCTGCGAGTTTGTGGAGCTTAAGGAGGGGGACCTGTTTACGTTTGACCCGTACGATATACTCGGCACGAAGACGAGGGTGCAACTGGACTACCCGGAGATTTTGAAACAGCTGAAGGTGGGTGACAAGATCCTGCTGGACGACGGGAATTTGTCAATGAAGGTGGTTTCCACGAACCCGGAGGTGCCCTCAGTCACCGCGGTGGTGAGGAACGACTACAAACTGTTCAGCAGAAAGGGCTTTTCAGTCCCAAACGTGGTGCTCCCGGTCGAGTTTCTGGACGAGAAGGACGTGAAGGACGCGATCTTCTGCCTGGCGATCGGCGTGGATTTTTTGGGAGTCAGCTTTGTGCAGAACAAGTCGGACATTCTGTACCTAATTAACATCTTGAACGACTTCTACAAGTCAGAGTACTACAATCAGCTCCTGGAGAGGCTGGACAACCTGGACGTGGAGACCTTCGAGGCGAACAGGGAGGACACGCTGGTGGAGGACATTCTGAACAGGTACTACCACGAGTCGTTTTTACCCAAAAAGGACATGTTTAAGAAGCTGCTCCCGACGGAAAACGCAACTGGATTGGCGATCATCCCGAAGATTGAAAAGCAGGCTGCCCTGGACGATATACATGAGATTCTGAAGGTCTCGGACGGACTGATGGTCGCGAGGGGCGACCTCGGGATCGAGACTGACCTGGCTAACCTGCCGATCGTGCAAAAGAGGCTCATCCAGCTCTGTAGAGTAGTTTACCGCAAGCCCTGCATCGTCGCGACGCAGATGCTGGAGACCATGAGGTCGTCGCCCATGCCGACCAGGGCCGAGGTTTCGGACGTATCAAATGCAGTTTTCGACGGCGCAGACGCCGTCATGCTCTCAGCCGAGTCCGCCACCGGCGAGTACCCCAAGGACACCGTGAAGATCCAGAGGCGGATCCTCTTCACCACCGAGCGCGACCCCTACTTCCCAACAATGCAGATTATCAAGGAGATGTTGATTGACGAGAATTTGATCTCTTCCATCAAGGCCCAGAGGCCGCACCTGTACCAGAAGATGGACAACTTGCTTAAAATCGATATTCACCACTACAACGAGTTCCTCAACTCGAAGTTGCACATGAAGGAGGCTCTCGACAGGATCGCCGACGCCTTTTCCAAGAACGACGTCGACGCCATCGTGGTAGCCTGCGACGACGGCCTTGAGCTTTTGCAGTGGGTTTCCAGCCAGAGGTACGTGGTTCCCATCGTCCTCCTCACGCGGAACCCCGCTCTTTCGCGGCAGTCGCAGCTGACTTGGGGCGTCAAGTCGCACTTCCTTCCCGAGGGCGTGAACCCTGAGGACTACTTCCGGTTCATTGTCAAGCATTACCCTCCGAACATTCACGACGTGCTGTTTTTAAAGGCCAGGGGCAACCAGGTTCAATCGTTTGAAATGATCCATGTGTAA
- a CDS encoding uncharacterized protein (RNA-binding S4 domain containing protein) → MKCRLSQFCSINNICSKGDAKKFINLGMLKVNNSIVNTDILVPLEFKPENIKLLKRASDIQSSKISVLLHKPPGYLSTYSKNSTNWSKNLLTRQNRSENDILNRLEPYKLNDLFALSPLEANSSGLLIFSQDKSLWAKFSYCEEEFDVVFKDALTDYKLSFLRGDIYLDGYSVGPLAIKDTHSNSLSISFRGSSQKLRRICLLAGLEIKSLARTRISNLKLGSLLPGEWRLLRSYELR, encoded by the exons ATGAAATGTCGATTAAGTCAATTCTGctcaataaataacatttgTTCCAAGGGTGATGCCAAAAAGTTTATCAATCTT GGAATGCTTAAAGTAAACAATTCTATTGTAAACACTGATATATTGGTTCCGCTTGAATTTAAAcctgaaaatataaagttaTTGAAGAGAGCTTCGGACATTCAATCTAGCAAGATATCTGTTCTACTGCACAAGCCTCCCGGTTACTTATCCACATACtcaaaaaat TCTACAAATTGgtctaaaaatttattgacACGACAGAATAGATCGGAAAACGACATTCTGAATCGATTAGAGCCTTATAAACTGAATGACCTGTTCGCCTTGAGTCCGCTGGAAGCTAACTCAAGTGGTCTTTTGATATTCTCTCAG GACAAGTCTCTCTGGGCTAAGTTTTCGTACTGCGAAGAGGAGTTCGACGTCGTTTTTAAGGACGCACTCACCGACTACAAGTTATCATTTTTACGGGGTGACATATATTTGGACGGGTACTCAGTCGGCCCCTTGGCTATAAAGGACACTCACAGCAATAGTCTGTCGATCAGCTTTAGGGGTTCCTCCCAAAAG TTGCGGAGAATTTGCTTGTTGGCTGGACTTGAAATCAAGAGCTTGGCTCGCACTAGAATTTCCAACCTCAAGCTTGGGTCGCTTCTGCCTGGCGAGTGGCGGCTACTCAGGTCATATGAGCTGCGATAG
- a CDS encoding protein kinase — translation MTSGYERIADYTVVRRLGSGRFGEVFLVRHKHTGKLYCWKVVPYKGLSDKEKQQLVMEVNVIRELNHPNIVRYIDRMIDKKRQLLYILMEYCDSGDLGENMRQFYKHYKLVNEQVIFDIALQLMFALAYCHNCKIGTKTGKVLHRDLKPQNIVLSTKQSKDGNKSYVCKIGDFGLCRQIGMSSFANSCVGTPYYWCPELLLSTTKNYDDKMDMWALGCVLYELSTGKTPFHYTTTLAELSREMKAGVPLPLEYRSQKLNALLSCLLQRDPNKRASAMECLGYSFWAEPATDLFLATLNKADYESFMKHKASQKDKMEEIERNSSKDWYTLLMKAGKGGDKREEIAKYKSDNSIQSLVNLSNFQDVYGSEESKREPRYKARYHNRTSNINILEYVKHFQDSIEMGKPQGVKSKEQRSEKRPQTSWETPQKKEKMKHNASSVETRFSRMDSDLSDDSITTKVSKYDRCYLEGYERMEREEYDFKIQRRTLHPSTYQ, via the exons ATGACGTCAGGATATGAAAGAATCGCAGACTACACAGTGGTGAGAAGACTGGGATCAGGACGCTTCGGAGAAGTATTCCTAGTGAGGCACAAG CACACAGGAAAACTGTACTGCTGGAAAGTAGTGCCATATAAAGGATTGAGCGATAAGGAGAAGCAACAGCTGGTAATGGAAGTCAACGTCATAAGAGAACTTAATCACCCAAATATAGTCAGATACATAGATAGAATGATAGATAAAAAGAGACAGCTGTTGTACATACTGATGGAATACTGCGATTCGGGAGACCTGGGAGAAAATATGCGCCAGTTCTACAAACATTACAAACTGGTGAACGAACAAGTCATATTTGATATAGCATTGCAGCTTATGTTCGCACTAGCATACTGCcataattgtaaaatag GAACGAAAACAGGAAAGGTGCTGCACCGAGACCTGAAGCCACAAAACATAGTGCTCTCGACGAAGCAAAGCAAGGACGGAAATAAGAGCTACGTGTGCAAAATAGGAGATTTCGGACTATGTAGACAAATAGGAATGAGCTCGTTCGCAAATTCGTGTGTAGGCACGCCGTACTACTGGTGCCCAGAGCTTCTACTGTCAACAACGAAAAATTACGACGATAAAATGGACATGTGGGCACTGGGATGCGTGCTATACGAGTTATCGACGGGGAAGACGCCGTTCCACTACACGACGACGCTGGCGGAGCTGTCGAGGGAGATGAAGGCGGGAGTGCCGCTGCCGCTTGAGTACAGAAGCCAGAAGTTAAACGCACTGCTGTCATGTCTGCTGCAGAGAGACCCGAACAAAAGAGCAAGCGCAATGGAGTGCCTAGGGTACAGTTTCTGGGCAGAACCAGCAACGGACCTGTTCCTGGCAACACTGAACAAAGCAGACTACGAAAGTTTCATGAAACACAAAGCATCgcaaaaagataaaatggaGGAAATAGAAAGAAATTCGTCAAAAGACTGGTATACACTGCTGATGAAGGcaggaaaaggaggagaTAAGAGAGAAGAAATAGCAAAATACAAAAGCGATAACTCAATACAGAGTTTAGTAAATTTGTCAAATTTCCAAGACGTGTACGGCTCGGAAGAGAGCAAGAGGGAGCCTAGGTACAAAGCAAGGTACCACAACAGGACGAGCAACATAAACATACTGGAGTACGTGAAGCACTTCCAGGACTCAATAGAAATGGGAAAGCCGCAGGGAGTGAAGAGCAAAGAACAGAGGAGCGAAAAGAGGCCGCAAACAAGCTGGGAAACACCTCagaaaaaggagaagatgaagcACAACGCGTCGAGCGTGGAAACGAGATTCTCGAGAATGGATAGCGACCTGTCGGACGACAGCATAACCACAAAGGTGTCGAAGTACGACCGGTGTTACCTGGAAGGGTACGAAAGAATGGAAAGAGAAGAGTACGATTTCAAAATTCAGAGGCGAACGTTACACCCCTCCACGTACCAATAA
- a CDS encoding cysteine proteinase: protein MEQIDPIKIDAIERVDTESVLVEDNANQKKNFGTTVTALLKRYSAIVVIVLAAALFITTFVAIVLSSGRSTVKKNKELLSKEFEKLEFDNFVTIKDQKEEDFTKMVAEVLYKVAIEFDPKEEALIYLQYNQFNKDYSRKHTSYRHKKSAFTNYRYNLNEINQHNRKEGVMYTKRMNRFGDLSAKEFMKKYTMKLSLNLPKDKPVAYNNERPMSVDLRAHGFVTPVKAQQEGEYSWAYSTVAVAESFVKKTTQKTVSLSENQLVDCVQTKGTPNNPVLGYKYVKDLGLYKSESVERAKTKCPDLNEERFKLPSYSYSYDPDLVALMLNAGPLTVPVALNDEWQFYADGTMNVCGPELNHFATLIGVSFDEKGNHWILKNSFGQDWGSKGYVLLERNSEEYKNNCASQNKDLILKLMKYNLAKMGTPSL from the exons ATGGAGCAAATAGATCCTATTAAGATTGACGCTATTGAGCGCGTTGACACTGAGTCCGTCCTTGTGGAGGACAATGCCAACCAAAAGAAAAATTTCGGAACTACAGTTACGGCATTGCTTAAAAGATACAGTGCTATAGTAGTTATAGTGCTTGCAGCTGCATTGTTCATAACGACATTCGTAGCAATAGTGTTGTCGTCAGGAAGAAGCACTGTAAAAAAGAACAAAGAGTTGTTGTCCAAAGAATTTGAAAAACTAGAATTCGATAACTTTGTAACCATTAAGGAtcagaaagaagaagacttTACAAAGATGGTCGCAGAAGTGCTCTACAAAGTGGCCATTGAATTTGATCCGAAGGAAGAGGCACTGATTTACCTGCAATATAACCAGTTCAACAAAGACTACTCAAGAAAACACACCTCTTACCGCCATAAAAAATCAGCCTTCACAAACTATAGATATAACCTTAACGAAATCAACCAACATAACAGGAAGGAAGGAGTGATGTACACGAAGAGAATGAACAGATTTGGCGACCTGAGCGCAAAGGAATTTATGAAAAAGTACACAATGAAGCTGTCGTTGAACCTCCCAAAGGATAAGCCAGTTGCATACAACAACGAGAGGCCAATGTCAGTTGACCTGAGAGCACACGGATTTGTTACACCTGTTAAGGCACAGCAGGAAGGAGAGTACTCGTGGGCGTACTCGACAGTCGCAGTCGCAGAGTCCTTTGTTAAAAAGACGACTCAAAAGACCGTAAGCCTCAGTGAGAATCAGCTCGTGGACTGCGTACAAACAAAGGGAACTCCGAACAACCCTGTCCTCGGTTACAAGTACGTGAAGGACCTTGGCCTCTACAAAAGTGAGTCCGTCGAAAGAGCAAAGACCAAATGCCCAGACCTCAACGAAGAAAGATTTAAACTCCCTTCATACTCGTACAGCTACGACCCGGACCTCGTTGCACTGATGCTCAACGCAGGACCATTGACTGTGCCTGTTGCTCTTAACGATGAGTGGCAGTTCTACGCCGACGGAACGATGAACGTGTGCGGACCAGAACTTAACCACTTCGCAACACTGATCGGCGTGAGCTTCGACGAAAAGGGTAACCACTGGATACTCAAAAACTCGTTCGGTCAGGACTGGGGCTCGAAGGGATATGTGCTCCTGGAGCGCAACAGCGAAGAGTACAAAAACAACTGCG CCTCGCAAAATAAAGATTTAATACTTAAACTGATGAAATATAACCTGGCGAAGATGGGCACGCCGTcactttaa
- a CDS encoding putative ADP/ATP transporter yields MDVNKNFLVDFMMGGVSAAVSKTAVAPIERVKMLIQTQDSIPDIKSGKVPRYSGILNCFMRVSKEQGVGSLWRGNLANVIRYFPTQAFNFAFKDYFKRMFPKYNQKTEFWKFFGANLASGGLAGASSLLIVYPLDFARTRLASDVGKGSKREFSGLLDCLFKIQKSTGVLSLYKGFLVSVQGIIVYRGAYFGMYDSAKSVFFGEKEKEANIFFKWTIAQSVTIMAGLASYPLDTVRRRMMMMSGKKATSEIMYANSFDCFAKIMKNEGMGGFYKGAFANILRGMGGALVLVFYDEFQKLLK; encoded by the coding sequence ATGGATGTGAATAAGAACTTCTTGGTCGATTTTATGATGGGTGGCGTATCAGCAGCAGTATCAAAGACGGCAGTCGCTCCAATAGAAAGAGTTAAGATGTTGATACAAACCCAAGATTCAATCCCAGATATCAAGAGCGGAAAGGTTCCAAGATATTCAGGAATACTCAACTGCTTCATGAGAGTGTCGAAGGAACAAGGAGTAGGGTCGTTGTGGAGAGGAAATCTGGCCAACGTAATCAGATACTTCCCGACCCAAGCATTCAACTTCGCCTTTAAAGATTACTTTAAAAGAATGTTCCCCAAATATAACCAAAAGACGGAATTCTGGAAATTTTTTGGAGCGAACCTGGCATCAGGAGGCCTGGCAGGAGCCAGTTCCCTGTTGATAGTGTACCCACTGGACTTCGCAAGAACGAGACTGGCAAGCGACGTGGGAAAAGGATCCAAGAGAGAGTTCAGCGGACTCTTGGACTGCCTGTTCAAGATTCAGAAGAGCACAGGAGTGCTTTCTCTGTACAAAGGCTTCCTGGTATCAGTGCAGGGAATCATAGTGTACAGAGGAGCATACTTCGGAATGTATGATAGCGCAAAGTCAGTATTCTTtggagaaaaggaaaaggaagcaAACATATTCTTCAAGTGGACAATTGCGCAGTCAGTAACCATCATGGCCGGATTGGCCTCGTACCCACTCGACACAGTGAGAAGAAGAATGATGATGATGTCAGGAAAGAAGGCAACATCAGAGATCATGTACGCAAACAGCTTCGACTGTTTCgcaaaaataatgaaaaacgAAGGAATGGGAGGATTCTATAAAGGAGCATTCGCAAACATTTTGCGTGGCATGGGAGGAGCATTGGTTCTCGTATTCTACGACGAATTCCAAAAACTGCTCaagtaa
- a CDS encoding ubiquitin produces MFKFIIFYLFCIYGTLVLSLRRDKSHKNLIINTLNKKLNVHGDINTFEDIKKRLAEQHGITDYELISNNKILKGDEIYSRDKHNDLNLVSNVRGGLNLTVETMQGKSIQVQVSQNETVLDVKKKLEEEQTIPVDQQRLIYKGKLLENEKTIADYGIKDNEVLQLVLRLRGG; encoded by the exons atgtttaaatttatcatattttacttattttgCATTTATGGAACCCTAGTGTTGTCGTTAAGAAGGGATAAATCGCATAAAAACctaataattaatactTTGAACA aaaaattaaacgtCCATGgtgatataaatacatttgaAGATATAAAAAAACGCCTAGCAGAACAACATGGTATTACGGACTATGAACTTATCTcaaacaataaaatctTGAAGGGTGATGAAATTTATTCAAGA gATAAGcataatgatttaaatttggtCTCAAATGTTAGAGGCGGTTTAAACCTAACGGTCGAAACGATGCAAG GAAAGAGCATACAGGTTCAAGTATCGCAAAATGAAACGGTTTTGGATGTAAAAAAGAAgctggaagaagaacaaaCTATTCCGGTTGACCAGCAGAGACTGATCTACAAGGGTAAGCTTTTGGAGAACGAGAAAACAATTGCAGACTATGGAATCAAG GACAACGAAGTGTTACAATTAGTTTTGAGACTTCGAGGTGGATAG
- a CDS encoding uncharacterized protein (dynamin, GTPase region domain containing protein) → MEKLIPLISRLHSVLSWTGDNSIDLPAIAVIGAQSVGKSSVLEAIVGFPFLPKGYGIVTQRPLILRLCHDRGSKDVGEFAHKRGVIYDDFQKIKEEIRLETERITGATKNVSSVPIFLKITSPKVIDLTLIDLPGITKVPVGDQTNDIEMQIRQMILEYITKPTCIILALSAANTDIATSDSLKMAREVDPSGLRTIGVITKCDMLDKGVDAIELLQGKIYKLRKGYVGVVCRDKDGNPDSPHDHNDEEEFFKNHPSYSSIAKKCGVKYLTSLLNEMLTSHIKDMLPYVKSKILTILHEYETELAGTLLHPHPSSVYGVTDITSTPGACLLHFFSKFSQRFKDTIDGKIVPMHHTSRLYGGARIYFIFNDSYLKTLNAFSPLTGLSDIEIRTAIRNSTGPYSALFVPEIAFENLVKKQIKLLECPSLQCVDQVYDELQNILENCEVPEINRYMNMRNKILAVVKDLLKECLEPTKDIIRNLIKIELAYINTNHPDFLRNAALAEIYNSTGITHRHETQNPFINPANHLLKFDATPNLLFQSNAEFSPKPLTGKNFEASPKTVLHNNKVLIEKAKENSNAIWLPNIPKVVMLNNDPSEREVVETELIKTLISSYFSIVRKNVADAVPKCIMHFMVNKATESLQQELIAKLYKKELYDELMAESKCVIEKREKCIHVVKCLKEALANIEEMSEYKLFN, encoded by the exons atggagAAATTGATACCTCTCATCAGTCGTTTGCATAGTGTTTTATCGTGGACTGGTGACAACAGCATCGACCTGCCTGCCATTGCCGTAATTGGGGCTCAATCGGTCGGAAAATCCTCAGTTTTAGAGGCCATTGTTGGATTCCCCTTCTTGCCGAAGGGTTATGGCATCGTTACCCAAAGACCGCTAATCCTCCGG CTGTGCCACGATAGGGGATCTAAGGACGTGGGCGAGTTCGCGCACAAGCGGGGTGTGATTTACGACGACTTCCAGAAGATAAAGGAGGAGATTCGTCTTGAGACGGAGAGGATTACCGGGGCCACGAAGAACGTGTCCTCGGTGCCCatctttttgaaaattacCTCTCCGAAGGTCATCGATTTAACCCTCATTGACCTGCCGGGAATCACCAAGGTGCCCGTTGGCGACCAGACCAACGACATCGAGATGCAGATTCGCCAGATGATTCTGGAGTACATCACCAAGCCCACCTGCATCATCCTCGCGCTCTCGGCAGCCAACACTGACATCGCCACGTCCGACAGCTTAAAGATGGCCCGCGAGGTCGACCCTTCGGGCCTGAGGACCATCGGCGTCATCACCAAGTGCGACATGCTCGACAAGGGCGTGGACGCCATCGAGCTGCTCCAGGGGAAGATCTACAAGCTTCGCAAGGG GTACGTCGGCGTCGTTTGCCGTGACAAGGACGGGAACCCTGACTCTCCTCACGACCAcaacgacgaggaggagttcTTCAAGAACCACCCTTCCTACTCTTCTATCGCTAAAAAATGCGGCGTCAAGTACCTGACCTCGCTGCTGAATGAG ATGCTCACTTCGCACATCAAGGACATGCTTCCCTACGTGAAGTCGAAGATACTCACCATCTTACATGAATACGAGACTGAGCTGGCAGGTACGTTGCTTCATCCTCACCCTAGTTCAGTTTACGGGGTCACCGACATCACCAGCACTCCGGGCGCCTGCCTCTTGCACTTCTTCAGCAAGTTTTCTCAGAGGTTCAAGGACACTATCGACGGCAAGATCGTTCCCATGCACCACACTTCGCGTCTCTACGGTGGTGCCAGGATCTACTTCATCTTTAACGACAGTTACTTGAAAACGTTAAACGCGTTCAGCCCTCTCACTGGCCTTTCCGACATTGAGATCAGGACAGCCATAAGGAACTCAACAGGTCCCTACTCAGCGCTATTTGTGCCAGAAATCGCTTTCGAGAACCTAGTTAAGAAGCAGATTAAGTTACTAGAGTGCCCATCGCTCCAGTGTGTCGATCAG GTCTACGATGAGCTACAAAACATCCTCGAGAACTGCGAGGTTCCTGAAATAAATCGCTACATGAACATGAGGAACAAAATTTTAGCGGTGGTCAAGGACCTGCTTAAAGAGTGCTTGGAACCGACCAAGGACATTATCAGGAACCTCATCAAG ATCGAGCTTGCTTACATCAACACCAACCACCCTGATTTTTTAAGGAATGCAGCTCTGGCTGAGATTTACAACAGCACTGGCATCACCCACCGGCACGAGACCCAGAACCCCTTCATAAACCCAGCCAATCACCTTCTCAA GTTCGACGCCACTCCCAATCTACTCTTCCAATCGAACGCAGAATTCTCTCCGAAACCCTTGACCGGTAAAAATTTTGAAGCCTCTCCAAAAACGGTGCTTCACAACAACAAGGTCCTTATTGAGAAG GCCAAGGAAAACTCGAACGCCATCTGGCTTCCCAACATTCCTAAGGTTGTGATGCTGAACAATGACCCTTCGGAGCGCGAAGTGGTTGAAACTGAGCTGATAAAGACCCTGATAAGCAGCTACTTTTCAATAGTCAG AAAAAACGTAGCCGACGCGGTACCGAAGTGCATTATGCACTTTATGGTCAACAAAGCCACGGAATCCTTGCAACAGGAGCTGATTGCCAAGTTGTACAAGAAGGAGCTCTACGACGAGCTCATGGCGGAATCCAAGTGCGTCATTGAAAAGCGCGAAAAGTGTATCCACGTCGTCAA GTGCTTGAAGGAAGCCCTGGCAAACATTGAGGAAATGTCGGAATATAAGCTGTTTAATTAG